The region CGATGAAGGCCGAGTAGAAACCCACACCGAACTGGCCGATGAGCTGGGCATCCTTGACCTGATCCCCGGAAAGGGCCTTGAGAAACTCTTTGGTGCCGGATCGGGCGATGGTGCCGATGTTGTGTTGCACCTCCTCCCGGGTCATGCCGATGCCCTTGTCCCGAATGCGCAACTCCCGCTTCTCCTTGTCGAAGGAGATGGCGATGGTCATTTCGGGGTCGCCTTCGTAAAGGGAGTCCCTGGAGAGGGCTTCGAAGCGCAGCTTGTCCGAAGCGTCCGAGGCATTGGAGATCAGCTCCCGCAGGAAGACCTCCTTGTTGCTGTAGAGGGAATGGATCATCAGATCCAGCAGTTGCCGGACTTCGGTCTGGAACGGCAGCGATTCCTTATGGGCGGTAACGGTCATAATCGACTCCACTGAAAGTGAGGCCAAACGGGAATGGCCTCTCATATATGCACGATACGCGGTAAAATCCAGTGGTCAACGGGACGGGACGCCATTTTTCAACAGCATCTGATTGGCGCTGGAGCGGGTCTCCCCCACGGAGGTGACGCGAATGGCCGCCATATCGGTCACGGGGCACTTGTTTTCGCAGATGCCGCAGCCAATGCAGAGGCCGGGATCGACATAGGGCTGTTTCAAGGCGACGGGCTGGCCGTTGCGACCCGGCAGTTCCACTTTTTTGTACCAGATGGCCTTGGGAGAGGTGGGACAGACCTCTTCGCACACGATGCAGGGGGTGTGCATGGCCCAGGGCAGGCAACGCCCCTGATCAAAGAAGGCGGTACCCAGTTTGACGGGTTTGGCGTGGGGCGGAGAGCCCAGTTTTTCGGCCACGGAGATGGCCCGGATGGCCCCGGTGGGACAGACTTGCCCACACAACACGCAGTGGTGTTCACAATAGCCCCGATGGTTGATCAGCACCGGAGTCCACAACCCGTTCAGGCCCCCTTCCAGAAGGGCGGGTTGCAACACATTGGTGGGGCAAACCCGCATGCACTGGGCGCACTTGATGCATCGCGCCAGAAAGTCCGCCTCCGGCAGGGAACCGGGTGGACGGATCACCCCCGGCATCGCTGCCGCATGGGAGGAGAGGGCCGCGTTGGCCATGGGATGGAAGACCGCCACCGCCACGACGGTTTCCAGCAGGCGGCGTTTATCCAGATCCAGAGAACGATGCACCGAATCACCTTCCGCCACCATCCCGTAACGCAAGGCCCCTTCCGGACACTGTTCCAGGCAGTTGAAACAGAGGTGGCACTCGCTGACCCGCAGGCGGTCGTGGGGGTCACACCCCCCCTGGCAAAACTCCAGACACTTCTTGCAGCCGGTGCAGGCCGCCACGTTGCGGCGGATGCGGAACGGCGAGACCAGGGCCGCCACACCCAACAAGGCCCCCAAGGGACAGATCACCCGGCACCAGAAACGGGGCAGGATCCGGTTGGCCACGATCAGGGCGATGAAGAGCAGGGCCAGAACCACCCCACCCTGGAACAGCGGTGCCTGCAGGTAGACCGGGAGCCCCACCGCATTGGCCGCCGGGAACAGCCCGGCGATAAACGAGCGGGTCACCAGGGCAATGGGGTCTAAAAGCCCGGTTTGCAGGGCCCCGCCCGCCGCCAGGATCAGCAGAATCGCCAGCAGGTAATATTTCAGGCGGAAAGACGGACGGTAGGCGTTGAGGGTGTAGTGTTCGGAAGGCCGCAAACCGCTCCACAACCAGCCGGTGAACTGGTTGAGGATGCCCAGCGGACAGATCCAGGAACAGAAAAAGCGCCCGAAAAAGAAGGTGGGCAGCAGAATCACCAGGGCCCAGGCCATGCCCTGGTAGAGGGTGCCGCTGGTCAGCCAGCCCGCCAGAGCGGTCAGGGGATCGGCCTGGAGAAAGAGGTCGACGGCGTAGCCCTGCAAGCGTTTGAAATCGGAAAGCCAGAGGAAGAGCAGAAACAGCCCCAGGAAAAAGGCGGCATACAGGCGACGGAGAGCCCTCAAACGGGGCATCCCCAGGCCCGTTGTTCCCCCGTCAACCGATTTGGGATTCCACCACATTCAGGCTTCTCCAGTCGGGCGTACCGAGACCACGGGCGTGGCCCAGCGCCAGATAAGGCACCTGGGTCGGCTGC is a window of Magnetococcales bacterium DNA encoding:
- a CDS encoding 4Fe-4S binding protein gives rise to the protein MRALRRLYAAFFLGLFLLFLWLSDFKRLQGYAVDLFLQADPLTALAGWLTSGTLYQGMAWALVILLPTFFFGRFFCSWICPLGILNQFTGWLWSGLRPSEHYTLNAYRPSFRLKYYLLAILLILAAGGALQTGLLDPIALVTRSFIAGLFPAANAVGLPVYLQAPLFQGGVVLALLFIALIVANRILPRFWCRVICPLGALLGVAALVSPFRIRRNVAACTGCKKCLEFCQGGCDPHDRLRVSECHLCFNCLEQCPEGALRYGMVAEGDSVHRSLDLDKRRLLETVVAVAVFHPMANAALSSHAAAMPGVIRPPGSLPEADFLARCIKCAQCMRVCPTNVLQPALLEGGLNGLWTPVLINHRGYCEHHCVLCGQVCPTGAIRAISVAEKLGSPPHAKPVKLGTAFFDQGRCLPWAMHTPCIVCEEVCPTSPKAIWYKKVELPGRNGQPVALKQPYVDPGLCIGCGICENKCPVTDMAAIRVTSVGETRSSANQMLLKNGVPSR